The candidate division WOR-1 bacterium RIFOXYB2_FULL_36_35 genome includes a region encoding these proteins:
- a CDS encoding [acyl-carrier-protein] S-malonyltransferase: MGKGFAEALLDQANEVLGIDLKRICFEGSQEELKKTEISQPAILTVSIAAFDILKSKNIKPDYVAGHSLGEYSALVAAESINFKDAVRLVYLRGKFMQEAVPIGQGAMAAILMLDKEQIKECCDKAKDKGVVQIANFNAPGQIVISGEREAVLAASAFCKEAGAKRIIPLAVSAPFHSILMQKAADKLKIELDKINIKDANVPLVSNIDAEPVTSALKIKENLYSQVVGSVLWEDSVKKMVSLGVEKFIEVGPGNVLCGLVKKIDPTLVRVQNFESVLLEGFGR, translated from the coding sequence ATGGGAAAAGGGTTTGCGGAGGCTCTTTTAGACCAAGCAAATGAAGTTTTAGGAATTGACTTAAAAAGGATCTGTTTTGAAGGTTCCCAAGAGGAACTTAAAAAGACAGAGATAAGCCAACCTGCAATATTGACAGTAAGCATAGCTGCTTTTGATATTTTAAAAAGCAAAAATATAAAACCTGATTATGTTGCAGGGCATTCTCTTGGAGAATATTCTGCTTTGGTTGCAGCTGAATCTATCAACTTCAAGGATGCGGTTAGACTGGTTTACTTGAGAGGAAAGTTTATGCAGGAGGCTGTTCCTATAGGACAAGGGGCTATGGCGGCTATTTTGATGCTTGATAAAGAACAAATCAAAGAATGTTGCGATAAAGCAAAAGATAAAGGCGTTGTTCAAATAGCAAATTTTAATGCTCCGGGCCAGATTGTGATATCAGGAGAGAGAGAGGCTGTTTTAGCTGCTTCTGCTTTTTGTAAAGAAGCGGGGGCAAAAAGAATAATTCCTCTTGCTGTTTCTGCCCCGTTTCATAGTATTTTAATGCAAAAGGCGGCGGATAAGTTGAAAATAGAGCTTGATAAAATAAATATAAAAGATGCTAATGTCCCTCTTGTTTCTAATATTGATGCGGAGCCTGTTACGTCTGCCTTAAAAATAAAAGAAAATTTATACAGTCAAGTGGTGGGATCTGTTTTGTGGGAGGATTCTGTCAAAAAAATGGTCTCTCTTGGAGTTGAAAAATTTATTGAAGTTGGTCCGGGTAATGTATTGTGCGGACTGGTTAAAAAGATTGATCCTACTTTGGTTAGGGTTCAAAATTTTGAATCCGTACTACTAGAAGGCTTTGGGAGGTAA
- a CDS encoding 3-oxoacyl-[acyl-carrier-protein] reductase, whose product MKLKDKVAFVTGAAQGIGKSIAEALAREGADIIVSDINLELAVQTAAEIEKIGVKTMALKTNVSDFCDVENGVEQSVKQMGKIDILVNNAGITRDTLLMRMKKEDWDAVINVNLTGVFNCTKIISALMIKQRSGKIVSIASIVGEMGNVGQTNYAAAKAGVIGMTKTVARELASRGICVNAVAPGFIQTAMTDKLSEDVKNKMVEVIPLKRMGTPTEVAKAVLFLAGPDSDYITGQIINVNGGMLMNT is encoded by the coding sequence ATGAAATTAAAAGATAAAGTAGCTTTTGTTACAGGGGCTGCCCAGGGGATTGGAAAGTCTATTGCGGAAGCTTTGGCGAGAGAAGGGGCGGATATCATAGTTTCTGATATCAACCTTGAACTTGCGGTGCAAACTGCCGCTGAGATAGAAAAAATCGGGGTTAAAACAATGGCGCTTAAAACAAATGTTTCCGATTTTTGTGACGTTGAAAACGGAGTTGAGCAATCAGTTAAACAGATGGGGAAAATTGATATTCTTGTAAATAATGCTGGCATTACGCGGGATACATTGCTTATGAGAATGAAAAAAGAGGATTGGGACGCAGTGATCAATGTAAACTTAACTGGTGTTTTTAATTGCACTAAAATTATTTCTGCTTTGATGATTAAGCAACGTTCTGGTAAAATAGTCAGTATTGCGTCTATTGTTGGAGAGATGGGGAATGTGGGACAGACAAATTATGCTGCTGCCAAAGCAGGGGTTATTGGGATGACAAAGACAGTGGCTCGGGAGCTAGCTTCAAGAGGTATTTGCGTAAACGCTGTAGCTCCGGGATTTATTCAAACGGCAATGACAGACAAGCTTAGCGAAGATGTTAAAAATAAAATGGTCGAAGTTATTCCATTAAAGAGAATGGGAACGCCTACAGAAGTTGCAAAGGCTGTCTTGTTTTTAGCTGGGCCTGATTCAGATTATATTACGGGCCAAATCATCAATGTTAACGGTGGAATGCTAATGAATACCTGA
- a CDS encoding acyl carrier protein — MNENEVLEKVKKVVVEQLGVSEAEAKKESSYVDDLGADSLDTVELVMALEEAFGTEIPDEDAEKIKTVGDTVTYIMSHQK; from the coding sequence ATGAACGAGAATGAAGTGTTAGAAAAGGTAAAAAAGGTAGTTGTAGAACAGTTGGGAGTTTCTGAGGCGGAGGCAAAAAAGGAGTCTTCCTATGTTGATGATTTAGGAGCTGATTCTTTGGATACGGTAGAATTGGTAATGGCATTGGAAGAGGCTTTTGGTACTGAAATCCCCGATGAAGATGCTGAAAAGATTAAAACGGTTGGGGATACGGTAACTTATATAATGTCACATCAAAAATAA
- a CDS encoding 2-nitropropane dioxygenase — protein MKLPQLKIGDLIAQVPIIQGGMAVRISTGNLAGAVAAAQGIGVIGASGMTFDELADEIRIARKKALDGIIAINIMFAAREFLGIVNTAIKEKIDFIITGAGFSRDIFRIGREKNIPIVPIVSSAKLAKLAEKSGASAVIVEGKEAGGHLGTDRSIFDILPEILKAVKIPVIAAGGLVTGELIAKAFRMGASGVQLATRFVLSEECNASLPFKKRYQDAREEDVVLIESPVGMPGRALRTPFVDEIISGTAPKPVGCDYCLKNCSLKYCIIQALIRSQKGDIDNGIVFSGEKVWQLKDRRIKPAKEIMNDIISEIEEVP, from the coding sequence TTGAAATTACCTCAATTAAAAATAGGAGATTTAATCGCGCAGGTGCCGATTATTCAGGGGGGGATGGCAGTTAGGATTTCCACGGGAAATTTGGCAGGTGCTGTTGCTGCAGCACAAGGGATAGGTGTAATTGGCGCTTCAGGGATGACTTTTGATGAATTGGCAGATGAAATAAGGATTGCAAGAAAGAAAGCTTTAGATGGTATTATCGCCATAAATATTATGTTTGCTGCTCGTGAGTTTTTGGGGATTGTAAATACAGCAATAAAAGAAAAGATTGACTTTATAATTACAGGAGCCGGATTTTCTAGAGATATTTTTAGAATAGGCCGTGAAAAAAATATTCCCATTGTTCCTATAGTATCTAGCGCTAAGCTTGCTAAACTTGCCGAAAAGAGCGGAGCGTCCGCGGTTATTGTTGAAGGGAAAGAGGCTGGCGGACATCTTGGAACTGATAGATCGATATTTGATATTCTTCCGGAAATTTTAAAAGCAGTGAAGATTCCTGTTATTGCTGCAGGGGGATTGGTAACAGGGGAACTTATTGCAAAAGCTTTTAGAATGGGTGCTTCTGGCGTACAGCTTGCTACAAGGTTTGTTTTATCAGAAGAGTGTAATGCTTCTTTGCCTTTCAAAAAAAGATACCAGGATGCCAGAGAAGAGGATGTTGTTTTAATTGAATCGCCGGTTGGTATGCCTGGTAGGGCTTTGCGTACCCCTTTTGTAGATGAAATTATATCTGGGACCGCGCCAAAACCTGTTGGTTGTGACTATTGCTTGAAAAATTGTTCTCTGAAATATTGCATAATACAAGCATTAATCCGTTCTCAAAAGGGTGACATTGACAATGGAATTGTTTTTTCCGGTGAAAAGGTTTGGCAGTTAAAAGATCGTAGAATTAAGCCGGCTAAAGAGATAATGAATGATATTATTTCCGAAATCGAGGAGGTCCCTTGA
- a CDS encoding beta-ketoacyl-[acyl-carrier-protein] synthase II: protein MEKRVVVTGLGIVSPIGLNVDEHFTNLVKGKSGIGKIDRFDVSSFSCHIAGLVKGFDPSLYMDRKEAKKIVNFIKYAIAAAKMAFSDSAFSINESNADRVGVIIGSGIGGIEFLEEQVNVLRDKGPSRLSPFTVPYMITNMAAGLVSIHLGAKGPNSCVVTACASGTHCIGDSYRILQRGDADVMIAGGAECAISPIGIGSFAAARALSTSFNADPEKASRPFDKKRDGFVMGEGSGIVILEELEHAKARAAKIYAEIVGYGMSGDANHITAPAPGGEGAVRAMLIALKDAKLNPSDVDYINAHGTSTKLNDEYETMAIKTAFGEHAKKVAISSNKSMTGHLLGAAGAIEAVSTVLSIVNDIAPPTINQEEADPICDLDYVPNVARQMKINVAISNSLGFGGHNAVIAFKKYKA from the coding sequence ATGGAGAAAAGAGTTGTTGTAACGGGGTTGGGAATTGTTTCTCCTATTGGTTTGAACGTGGATGAACACTTTACAAATCTTGTTAAAGGAAAAAGTGGCATTGGCAAAATAGACCGTTTTGACGTCTCTTCTTTTTCTTGTCATATAGCGGGCTTAGTGAAGGGATTTGATCCTTCTTTATATATGGATAGAAAAGAGGCAAAAAAAATTGTTAATTTTATTAAATATGCAATAGCAGCTGCAAAGATGGCTTTTTCTGATTCTGCATTCTCAATAAATGAGAGCAATGCTGATCGTGTGGGTGTTATTATCGGTTCTGGAATTGGTGGTATTGAATTTTTAGAAGAGCAGGTTAATGTTTTGAGAGATAAGGGGCCAAGCCGACTCTCACCATTTACTGTTCCTTATATGATAACAAACATGGCAGCGGGTTTGGTCTCTATACATCTTGGAGCTAAAGGGCCAAACAGTTGTGTTGTGACAGCTTGCGCTTCAGGGACCCATTGTATTGGTGATTCCTATAGAATATTGCAAAGAGGAGATGCTGATGTCATGATTGCCGGCGGAGCTGAGTGTGCTATTTCTCCTATTGGAATTGGTAGTTTTGCTGCGGCAAGAGCTCTTTCTACTTCTTTTAACGCTGATCCGGAAAAGGCTTCTCGTCCTTTTGACAAAAAAAGAGATGGTTTTGTTATGGGAGAAGGGTCAGGAATCGTTATATTGGAAGAGTTGGAACATGCCAAAGCGCGCGCTGCTAAAATTTATGCTGAAATTGTGGGCTACGGAATGAGTGGAGACGCAAATCATATAACGGCTCCAGCGCCTGGTGGGGAGGGGGCTGTACGAGCTATGCTTATTGCATTAAAAGATGCTAAGCTTAATCCTTCTGATGTTGATTATATAAATGCTCATGGAACATCTACAAAGCTAAATGATGAGTATGAGACAATGGCTATTAAAACGGCGTTTGGCGAACATGCAAAAAAAGTAGCAATCAGTTCCAATAAATCTATGACAGGTCATCTTTTGGGGGCTGCGGGAGCCATTGAAGCAGTTTCTACTGTTTTATCTATTGTTAATGATATTGCGCCTCCTACCATTAATCAGGAAGAAGCTGATCCTATTTGTGATTTGGATTATGTTCCAAATGTTGCTAGACAAATGAAAATTAATGTTGCGATTTCAAATTCACTTGGATTTGGCGGGCATAACGCTGTTATAGCTTTCAAAAAATATAAAGCGTAG